One window from the genome of Abyssisolibacter fermentans encodes:
- a CDS encoding GGDEF domain-containing protein, with protein MKIYRMKMNSKYKKFFHTVMPYNKQVFMQKKFMHNNLYILFFSVYLTIEQMYYGLYVREIGSLIQKIHFFSAIIMLIFAIISIYIQIKKPINISWIHKTYEIGFGLYGFFIAIIRSLLIKDSIFTLPTVYIAVLYGFAVIFYFHPFKSFFIYGITSIFLIRVLPIYQPTIIQNSYIQDILSNNMIAWIASVINYHKYVRTFLHQKIISKNNEELKQKALQIEKINKTLKYISIRDELTNIYNRRKLDEILEYEYNRAKKYSDVFSVILLDIDLFKYVNDTYGHNVGDKVLIEIAEILKSNTRKNDMVGRWGGEEFLVVCSQTNMNEVLCVSEKLRKAIEAHDFSIVNKTTCSFGVATYKNSETIENLINRADKGLYQAKERGRNRVGFII; from the coding sequence TTGAAAATATATAGAATGAAAATGAATTCAAAATATAAAAAGTTTTTTCATACTGTTATGCCATATAATAAACAGGTATTTATGCAAAAAAAATTTATGCATAATAATTTGTATATATTATTTTTTTCTGTTTACTTAACCATAGAGCAGATGTATTATGGTCTATATGTTAGGGAAATAGGTAGTCTTATACAGAAGATTCACTTTTTTTCTGCAATCATTATGCTTATTTTTGCTATTATAAGTATTTATATTCAAATAAAAAAGCCTATTAATATATCTTGGATACATAAAACTTATGAAATTGGATTTGGTCTTTATGGGTTTTTTATAGCTATAATAAGATCTTTACTAATAAAAGATAGTATTTTCACATTACCAACAGTTTACATTGCTGTTCTTTATGGATTTGCTGTAATTTTTTACTTTCATCCATTTAAGAGTTTTTTTATTTATGGAATAACTAGTATATTTTTGATTAGAGTATTGCCAATATATCAACCGACTATTATACAAAATAGCTACATACAAGATATATTATCTAATAATATGATTGCTTGGATTGCGTCAGTAATTAATTATCATAAATATGTCAGAACATTTTTACATCAAAAAATTATTAGTAAAAACAATGAAGAGCTTAAACAGAAAGCTTTACAAATTGAAAAAATCAATAAAACATTAAAATATATTTCCATAAGAGATGAATTAACAAATATCTATAACCGAAGAAAATTAGATGAAATTTTAGAGTATGAATATAATAGAGCAAAAAAATATTCTGATGTTTTTTCAGTAATTTTATTGGATATAGATTTGTTTAAATATGTCAATGATACATATGGACATAATGTAGGGGATAAAGTATTGATAGAGATAGCAGAAATATTAAAAAGTAATACAAGAAAAAATGATATGGTAGGTAGATGGGGAGGAGAGGAATTTTTAGTTGTTTGCTCTCAGACTAATATGAATGAAGTATTATGTGTATCAGAAAAATTAAGAAAAGCAATTGAGGCTCATGATTTTTCAATTGTTAATAAGACAACTTGTAGCTTTGGTGTGGCAACTTATAAAAATTCAGAAACAATTGAAAATTTAATAAACAGAGCAGATAAAGGACTATATCAAGCTAAAGAAAGAGGTAGAAATAGGGTTGGATTTATAATTTAA
- a CDS encoding L-lactate permease: MNIYLLFFIALAPILWLMISLGVIKLPAHKTCTITMVFTMILAIFIWKMPFMSAITAAMEGAIIGLWPIMIVIIAAIFTYNVAVYTKSLDIIKKMLSNITTDKRIQVLILAWGFGGFLEGVAGYGTAVAIPASILASLGFEPLFAAIICLIANTVPTAFGAVGIPVTTLAKVTALDVIPLSYNITLQLGAFIVLIPFALVIMTTRSIKGLKGVVGITLASGLSFAIPQIIVAKYLGSELPALVGSICCMIVTIGIAKLFPTSNTDSGEKVVNKDEKVTIKQGLLAWMPYILILLFVLLTSPLFPGIHESLGHIKSSFTIYTGDGATATTFKWIATPGTLIIMATLIGGYIQGAKISKMLKIFLSTIKQLTKSTITILSIVAMAKIMGYSGMIASIAVVLVKITGKYFPIISPIIGALGTFVTGSDTSSNILFGALQKEVASTIGVNNYWLVASNTAGATAGKMISPQSIAVATSATGMIGSEGKIFNSTVKFCIGYVLVLGLVVYFGSLFV; this comes from the coding sequence ATGAATATCTATTTGTTATTTTTTATTGCACTAGCACCGATTCTATGGTTGATGATTTCCTTAGGAGTAATAAAACTACCAGCGCATAAAACATGTACGATCACTATGGTGTTTACTATGATTTTAGCAATATTTATATGGAAAATGCCGTTTATGTCAGCTATTACTGCTGCTATGGAAGGGGCAATCATAGGATTATGGCCTATTATGATTGTTATCATTGCTGCAATTTTTACTTATAATGTCGCAGTATATACAAAAAGTTTAGATATTATCAAGAAAATGTTATCAAATATAACAACAGATAAAAGAATTCAAGTACTAATATTGGCTTGGGGGTTTGGAGGATTCTTAGAAGGAGTTGCAGGATATGGTACTGCTGTTGCTATTCCAGCAAGTATACTAGCATCATTAGGATTCGAACCTTTATTTGCAGCAATAATCTGTCTTATTGCCAATACAGTTCCAACGGCTTTTGGAGCAGTTGGAATACCAGTAACAACATTAGCTAAGGTTACAGCACTAGATGTAATCCCTCTTAGTTATAATATCACCCTTCAACTAGGTGCTTTTATAGTCCTTATTCCGTTTGCCTTGGTTATAATGACAACAAGAAGCATAAAAGGATTAAAAGGAGTTGTCGGGATAACGTTAGCATCAGGTCTTTCTTTTGCAATTCCACAGATAATTGTAGCAAAGTACTTAGGATCTGAATTACCAGCACTTGTTGGGAGTATATGTTGTATGATTGTTACAATTGGTATTGCAAAACTTTTTCCTACAAGCAATACAGATTCAGGAGAAAAAGTCGTAAACAAAGATGAAAAAGTAACCATAAAGCAAGGTTTATTAGCATGGATGCCATATATATTAATATTATTATTTGTACTATTAACAAGTCCATTATTTCCTGGAATACATGAATCTTTAGGACATATTAAGAGTAGTTTTACTATTTATACCGGAGACGGTGCAACAGCTACAACTTTCAAGTGGATTGCAACACCAGGGACTTTAATTATTATGGCAACATTAATTGGAGGATATATTCAAGGGGCAAAAATAAGTAAAATGTTAAAAATATTTCTTTCAACTATAAAACAATTGACAAAGTCAACAATAACAATTCTTTCAATTGTAGCAATGGCAAAAATAATGGGCTATAGTGGAATGATAGCATCTATTGCAGTTGTTCTTGTAAAAATTACAGGTAAGTATTTCCCAATCATATCACCTATTATTGGAGCACTTGGCACTTTTGTAACAGGTAGTGATACATCTTCAAATATATTATTTGGAGCATTACAAAAAGAAGTGGCAAGTACAATAGGAGTAAATAATTATTGGCTAGTAGCATCAAACACAGCTGGTGCAACTGCTGGGAAAATGATTTCTCCGCAAAGTATCGCTGTTGCAACATCAGCCACTGGTATGATTGGATCTGAAGGGAAAATATTCAACAGTACAGTGAAGTTTTGTATAGGTTATGTATTAGTTTTAGGTTTAGTAGTTTACTTTGGTAGTTTGTTTGTATAA
- the larA gene encoding nickel-dependent lactate racemase, producing the protein MKVEVPYSKTHWNIEIPDKNLVGVLESNASNFVTDLTQEEIVSRALDNPIGSKKLEELVIGKKNMVIITSDHTRPVPSHVTLPIMLERIRKVNPEIDIKILIATGYHRPTTKEELIFKCGKKVAENEQFVMHFSKQTDTLTKVGILPSGGELWLNKLAMETELLIAEGFIEPHFFAGFSGGRKSVLPGVAGAKTVLANHCSKFIASDNARTGILQNNPIHEDMLYAADKANLAFILNVVIDSEKKVINAFAGDRVLAHEEGCKFVTSLAKVDKVEADIAISTNGGYPLDQNIYQAVKGMTAAEATCKEGGVIIMIAACNDGHGGQSFYDNMAQASGPLEVLKKVLKIPADETIPDQWEFQILARILSKYTVIMVTDLCDPNMIKAMHMEHAHTFEEALNRAFDLKGKDAKIAVVPDGVSVIVK; encoded by the coding sequence ATGAAAGTGGAGGTGCCGTATTCAAAAACCCATTGGAACATTGAAATTCCAGATAAAAATTTAGTTGGAGTATTAGAATCAAATGCAAGTAACTTTGTTACTGATCTTACACAAGAAGAAATTGTAAGCAGGGCATTAGATAACCCTATTGGTAGTAAAAAACTAGAAGAGCTGGTTATCGGCAAAAAGAATATGGTAATAATCACAAGCGACCATACAAGACCTGTTCCTAGCCATGTAACTTTACCAATTATGCTTGAGAGAATTAGAAAGGTAAATCCTGAAATTGATATAAAGATTCTCATTGCAACTGGTTATCACAGACCAACCACAAAAGAAGAATTAATCTTTAAATGTGGAAAAAAAGTTGCTGAAAATGAACAATTTGTTATGCATTTTTCAAAGCAAACTGATACTCTGACAAAGGTTGGTATTCTTCCTTCAGGGGGAGAATTGTGGCTTAATAAGCTAGCGATGGAAACTGAATTATTAATTGCTGAAGGATTTATAGAACCCCATTTTTTTGCTGGATTTTCTGGTGGTAGAAAAAGCGTGTTACCAGGAGTAGCTGGGGCTAAAACTGTACTTGCAAATCATTGTTCAAAGTTTATTGCAAGTGATAATGCAAGAACAGGCATACTGCAAAACAATCCTATACATGAAGATATGTTATATGCAGCAGACAAAGCAAATCTAGCTTTTATATTAAATGTTGTAATAGACAGTGAGAAAAAGGTGATCAATGCATTTGCAGGAGATAGAGTACTCGCTCATGAAGAAGGCTGTAAATTTGTGACAAGCTTAGCCAAGGTTGATAAGGTTGAGGCAGACATAGCCATAAGTACTAATGGTGGATATCCTCTTGATCAGAATATCTATCAAGCAGTAAAGGGAATGACAGCAGCTGAAGCTACATGTAAAGAAGGTGGGGTAATCATTATGATTGCCGCATGTAATGATGGTCATGGAGGTCAATCATTCTATGATAATATGGCACAGGCAAGTGGACCTCTAGAAGTATTAAAAAAAGTACTAAAGATACCAGCAGATGAAACCATTCCTGACCAATGGGAATTTCAAATATTAGCAAGAATATTATCTAAATATACAGTAATAATGGTAACAGATTTATGTGATCCAAACATGATTAAAGCAATGCATATGGAGCATGCGCATACCTTTGAAGAAGCACTGAATAGAGCTTTTGATTTAAAAGGCAAAGATGCAAAAATAGCAGTGGTTCCAGATGGTGTTTCAGTTATTGTTAAATAA
- a CDS encoding electron transfer flavoprotein subunit beta/FixA family protein codes for MEIVVCIKQVPGTTEVEVDEKTGVLKRDGIDSKMNPYDLYGIETAIKIKEKKGAKVTAISMGPPQAVEVLKEAYMMGVDECALITDRKFAGADVLATAYTIAQGVKKTGNPDLVICGKMTTDGDTAQVGPEMAEFLGIPHVANVLKIIEVKEKSIVVEMDMPNTVEVAEVDFPCLITVEKDVFQPRLPSFKLKLATKDKEIPLFSLKDFEDQDEKKYGLNGSPTQVKKIFPPETNTDHEIWKGTEDELTDKLANKLKELKFA; via the coding sequence ATGGAAATCGTTGTTTGTATTAAACAAGTTCCAGGAACAACAGAAGTTGAAGTAGATGAAAAAACAGGTGTATTAAAAAGAGATGGTATTGATTCAAAAATGAATCCTTATGATTTGTATGGAATTGAAACAGCAATAAAGATAAAAGAAAAAAAAGGTGCAAAAGTGACAGCTATAAGTATGGGACCTCCTCAAGCTGTAGAAGTATTAAAAGAAGCATATATGATGGGAGTTGATGAATGCGCACTGATTACAGATAGAAAATTTGCAGGAGCGGATGTTTTAGCTACAGCTTATACAATTGCTCAAGGGGTAAAGAAAACTGGGAATCCTGATTTAGTAATCTGCGGAAAAATGACAACGGATGGAGATACTGCACAAGTAGGTCCTGAAATGGCTGAATTTTTAGGAATACCACATGTTGCAAATGTACTAAAAATTATTGAAGTAAAAGAAAAATCAATTGTTGTTGAAATGGACATGCCGAATACGGTTGAGGTAGCAGAGGTTGATTTTCCATGCTTAATCACAGTAGAAAAAGACGTATTTCAGCCAAGATTACCATCATTCAAATTGAAACTAGCTACAAAAGATAAAGAAATACCGTTATTTAGCTTAAAAGATTTCGAAGATCAAGATGAAAAGAAGTATGGATTAAATGGTTCTCCAACACAAGTAAAAAAAATATTTCCACCAGAAACTAATACAGATCATGAAATATGGAAAGGAACTGAAGACGAATTAACAGACAAGCTTGCAAATAAATTAAAAGAATTAAAATTCGCATAG
- a CDS encoding FAD-binding protein yields the protein MSKIVIHQDKIVNKEELLKLCPFGAIEEVDGKIDINAACKMCKICTKKGPEGVFEYVEDKIVAINKDEWNGIVVYVDHVDGEIHPVTFELIGKAKEMAAKINHPVYCVFMGYNIKEKAAQLLHYGVDEVFVYDDEELEHFRIEPYTAVFEDFINSKKPTIALVGGTTVGRSIAPRVAARFRTGLTADCTILDVQENTDLDQIRPAFGGNIMAHIYTPNHRPQFATVRYKIFSAPERSEDVNGKITLCDIPKAKLTSGIKVLEVKKKEKVETIEDAEVIIVAGRAIKKQEDLDMIYKLADLLDGQVAVTRPLIEAGWVDARKQIGLSGRTVKPKLIITCGVSGAIQFVAGMNNSDCIIAINNDESASIFNVAHYGIIGDIYEVIPGLIKKLSSGELDSLQQVVATKL from the coding sequence ATGTCAAAAATAGTAATTCATCAAGATAAAATAGTTAACAAAGAAGAACTGTTGAAATTATGTCCTTTTGGAGCAATCGAAGAGGTTGATGGGAAAATAGATATCAATGCTGCTTGTAAAATGTGTAAAATATGCACGAAAAAAGGACCTGAAGGGGTATTTGAGTATGTAGAAGATAAAATAGTAGCTATTAATAAAGATGAATGGAACGGAATAGTAGTATACGTGGATCACGTAGATGGAGAGATACATCCTGTAACGTTTGAACTTATTGGAAAAGCTAAAGAAATGGCAGCAAAGATTAATCATCCAGTATATTGTGTATTTATGGGGTACAACATTAAAGAAAAAGCTGCGCAGCTTCTGCATTATGGTGTAGATGAAGTATTTGTATATGATGATGAGGAATTAGAGCATTTTAGAATAGAGCCATATACAGCTGTGTTTGAAGATTTTATTAACAGCAAGAAACCTACCATAGCATTAGTAGGAGGAACTACTGTAGGAAGATCAATTGCTCCTAGAGTAGCTGCAAGATTTAGAACTGGACTTACAGCAGATTGTACAATTTTAGATGTTCAAGAAAATACGGATTTAGATCAAATTAGACCTGCATTTGGTGGAAATATTATGGCACATATCTATACACCAAATCACAGACCACAGTTTGCAACTGTTCGTTACAAAATATTCTCAGCTCCTGAGAGAAGTGAAGACGTAAATGGAAAAATTACATTATGTGATATACCTAAAGCTAAGTTAACTTCAGGAATTAAAGTTTTAGAAGTTAAGAAAAAAGAAAAAGTAGAAACTATTGAAGATGCAGAAGTGATTATTGTTGCAGGACGAGCTATTAAAAAGCAAGAAGATTTAGATATGATTTATAAACTAGCGGATTTACTTGATGGTCAAGTAGCTGTTACAAGACCATTAATCGAGGCTGGTTGGGTAGATGCAAGAAAACAAATCGGATTAAGTGGAAGAACAGTTAAACCAAAACTTATTATAACTTGTGGTGTTTCTGGTGCGATACAGTTTGTAGCAGGTATGAACAATTCAGATTGTATCATCGCAATTAATAACGATGAAAGTGCATCAATATTTAATGTTGCACATTACGGAATTATAGGCGATATATATGAAGTCATTCCAGGACTTATTAAAAAACTAAGCAGTGGCGAATTAGATAGTTTACAACAGGTAGTAGCTACAAAACTTTAG
- a CDS encoding FAD-binding oxidoreductase: protein MTYKKIDEKDIAFLLSVCGENRVFVGEKEINEDFSHDELAGIHKYPEILVEVESTEEVSKIMKYAYENNIPVTPRGQGTGLVGAAVAIHGGIMINLSKMNKILEIDEENLTLTVEPGVLLMEISKFVEEHDLFYPPDPGEKSATIAGNINTNAGGMRAVKYGVTRDYVRGLEVVLPNGEIMELGGKVVKNSSGYSLKDLIIGSEGTLAIVTKAILKLIPLPKKAISLLIPFPNLEMAIETVPKIIKSKVIPTAIEYMVRDVILASEEFLGKKFPDSSADAYLLLTFDGNSVEEIEKAYENVAHICLQSGALDVLISNTQERQESIWKARGAFLEAIKASTTEMDECDVVVPRNKIAEFVKFSDELQKRCNVRIKGFGHAGDGNLHIYILRDDLDQEAWEKKLEEVFEIMYEKSRELGGKVSGEHGIGYAKKPYLQEAEGSLGMNLFKNIKLAFDPKNILNPGKVC, encoded by the coding sequence ATGACTTACAAGAAAATTGATGAAAAAGATATAGCATTTCTGCTTTCTGTATGTGGGGAAAATAGAGTTTTTGTTGGTGAGAAAGAAATAAATGAAGATTTTAGCCATGATGAATTAGCAGGTATTCACAAATATCCAGAAATATTAGTTGAAGTAGAAAGTACAGAAGAAGTATCAAAAATCATGAAATATGCTTATGAAAACAATATTCCTGTTACACCGAGAGGGCAGGGAACTGGTCTTGTAGGAGCAGCTGTCGCAATTCATGGTGGAATTATGATAAATTTAAGCAAGATGAACAAAATACTTGAGATTGATGAAGAAAATTTAACGTTAACAGTTGAGCCAGGTGTATTGTTAATGGAAATATCAAAGTTTGTAGAAGAGCATGACCTGTTTTATCCACCAGATCCAGGTGAGAAGAGTGCTACAATTGCTGGGAATATCAATACAAATGCTGGTGGTATGAGGGCAGTAAAATATGGTGTAACTAGAGATTATGTTAGAGGTTTAGAAGTAGTGCTGCCAAATGGAGAGATTATGGAGCTTGGCGGTAAGGTTGTAAAGAACAGTTCAGGATATAGCTTAAAAGATTTAATCATAGGTTCAGAAGGAACTTTAGCTATTGTTACAAAAGCTATACTAAAGTTAATACCTTTGCCAAAGAAAGCTATTAGTTTATTGATTCCATTTCCTAATCTAGAAATGGCTATAGAGACTGTACCAAAGATTATAAAGTCAAAGGTTATCCCAACAGCAATCGAGTATATGGTAAGAGACGTAATACTAGCATCAGAAGAATTTTTGGGTAAAAAATTCCCAGATAGCTCTGCAGATGCATATTTACTATTGACATTTGATGGAAACAGCGTTGAAGAAATTGAAAAAGCATATGAGAATGTAGCACATATTTGTCTGCAATCAGGTGCACTAGATGTTTTGATATCTAATACACAAGAACGTCAAGAATCTATATGGAAAGCTAGAGGAGCCTTTTTAGAAGCAATAAAAGCCTCAACAACAGAAATGGATGAATGTGATGTTGTTGTACCAAGAAACAAGATTGCAGAATTTGTTAAATTCTCAGATGAACTACAAAAAAGATGCAATGTAAGGATTAAAGGATTTGGACATGCAGGTGATGGAAATCTTCATATCTATATTTTAAGAGATGATTTAGATCAAGAAGCTTGGGAGAAAAAACTTGAGGAAGTATTCGAAATCATGTATGAAAAATCCAGAGAATTAGGAGGTAAGGTATCTGGAGAGCACGGAATTGGATATGCAAAGAAACCATACTTACAAGAAGCAGAAGGTAGCTTAGGTATGAATCTATTTAAGAATATTAAGTTAGCATTTGATCCTAAGAATATCTTAAATCCAGGTAAGGTTTGTTAA
- a CDS encoding phosphoribosyltransferase translates to MFIDRKDAGNKLALKLAKFKDNDNMLILAVPRGGIVIAYETIKKFKFKWDLIIPRKIGSPQNEEVAIGAVTSDGTYLLNNEYVDILSLSQEYIEKKVYEQTNEIKRRLIKYKGNEKFPQVKDKIVVIIDDGIATGFTILAAIKSIKKHGVKKIILAIQ, encoded by the coding sequence ATGTTTATAGACAGAAAAGATGCGGGAAATAAGCTTGCATTAAAGCTTGCAAAATTTAAAGATAATGATAACATGCTCATCCTTGCTGTTCCAAGAGGCGGCATCGTTATAGCATATGAAACAATTAAAAAATTTAAATTTAAATGGGATTTAATCATTCCAAGAAAAATTGGTTCTCCTCAAAATGAAGAAGTAGCTATAGGTGCAGTTACCTCAGATGGGACATATTTATTAAATAATGAATATGTAGATATATTAAGTTTATCTCAAGAATATATAGAAAAAAAAGTATATGAACAAACAAATGAAATAAAAAGAAGGTTAATAAAATATAAAGGAAATGAAAAATTTCCCCAAGTCAAGGATAAAATAGTAGTAATTATTGATGATGGTATTGCTACTGGTTTTACAATACTTGCAGCAATAAAATCTATAAAAAAACATGGGGTAAAAAAAATTATATTAGCTATACAGTAG
- the msrA gene encoding peptide-methionine (S)-S-oxide reductase MsrA, translated as MRKSIKYEKAIFAGGCFWCMVSPFDVLDGIIEVKSGYIGGHVENPTYKDVKSQNSGHYEAIMITYNPEKISYEKLLKIYWMIIDPTDDNGQFHDRGKSYRTAIFYTTEEQKKAAQNSRKLLQDSNKFEDSIVTKILPESKFYLAEEHHQDFYKKNPVEYKEDRKISGRDEFIKKYWGEEYWNIFDE; from the coding sequence GTGAGAAAGTCAATAAAATACGAGAAAGCTATTTTTGCAGGAGGATGTTTTTGGTGTATGGTTTCACCATTTGATGTTTTAGATGGAATAATAGAAGTTAAGTCAGGTTACATTGGAGGACATGTGGAGAATCCTACATATAAAGATGTGAAATCACAAAATTCTGGACACTATGAGGCGATAATGATAACTTATAACCCAGAAAAAATAAGCTATGAAAAACTACTCAAAATTTATTGGATGATAATTGACCCTACTGATGACAATGGACAGTTTCATGATAGAGGAAAATCTTATAGAACAGCTATATTCTATACTACAGAAGAACAAAAAAAGGCTGCTCAAAATTCAAGAAAGCTACTGCAAGACTCTAATAAATTTGAAGATTCGATTGTGACTAAAATTCTTCCTGAAAGTAAATTTTATCTTGCTGAAGAGCATCATCAGGACTTTTATAAAAAAAACCCAGTTGAGTATAAAGAAGATAGAAAAATATCAGGAAGAGATGAATTTATTAAGAAATATTGGGGTGAAGAATATTGGAATATTTTTGATGAATAA